The Acetivibrio cellulolyticus CD2 genome segment GGATGATTAGGATGAGAAAGAAAATCAAAGTGTTTCTGCCCGAGTTAAATGTCATGGAACTGCTCAGGTTGCGTGACCGTTTACAGATATGTTAATATCTTTCCGAAGAGAGTTTTAGGAGGGATATGGAAAGAACTTTGAGTTTTTACGTTAAATGCACCACCATTTAACCTCAAAGTTCCAACACACTGTAAAATGATAATAGCATATATTGGCCGAAATGTTAAGGACTATCGTAAAAATTTTTTGTTGTATCTGGAGAAAACAAAGTTCTTCTGCCCTGTATGTGGTAATAATACAGAATTTCATGATCGCTACGACAGACATGTACATATAGATGATAAAATTGAATGGATAGTAATTCAGCGTGTAATATGTGTTGGATGTGGTAAAACTCATGCAATACTTCCGGATTTTATCAGACCCTACAAGCATTACTCTACAGCAGATATTGAGTTCGTACTCCGGGATGTTGAGGAAGGAACTACATATGAACAGGTGGAGGCAACAGCAAGTATCTCAACAGTGAAAAGATGGTTTAAAGAGTTTAAACAACGAGGTTGTCAAGCNNNNNNNNNNNNNNNNNNNNNNNNNNNNNNNNNNNNNNNNNNNNNNNNNNNNNNNNNNNNNNNNNNNNNNNNNNNNNNNNNNNNNNNNNNNNNNNNNNNNGTGGAGAACAAATATTTAAATTCAGTTCTTTTAATGCAAATATGAGTTCAGGGAAAAAGCAAGGTGAAATATTATGTTTTGACTTGGCTTATACGATGTTTGCAGATGAAGTAGGGAATATCTTGCCTGCATTTTTTATTAAATGACAAGAAGGAGCTTATGCATGATAATCAGTTATTAAAGGTTTCTGAGTTCATTAAAAACAAAGACATTCAATTGGTTGTATCTATTTTAAAGGATAAGCTTCCAGAAGAGTTAAATTCAAACGAAAACATTGTTTTAAGGTTGTCTCAGTATGAGAAATTATTCAGGATTGAGAGTTAAGGAATAGCTGAAGTTGTTTTTGTATTATTCCTAAGCATATAGAGTGGGGTTTCTAACACTACTGGCTATTCAAATGGTATTAGTATATATTATCGGTACATGGAATTTAATAATCATGTACCGATTTTAGCTAACAAGGGGATTTTTGAATGAATGTTTTATCANNNNNNNNNNATGATGATGACATTCCTACAGTTACAGCTGTAGCAAATGATTCTAAAGCTACATTGAATGTGGTTCAGGCAACATATTTGCCGGGAACTGCAAAAGTATATGTAAAAGCAGAAGATGGTACATCAAATATTTATAAGATACATTTTGTTGTTAAAGATTAAAAGATTATAAAGCTGAAAAGAGGCATGTAGGTTTCCGGCATGCCTCTATATTTTTGCTCTTATAAAGGGAGTGTAATGTGCTTTTAATTTTGACTTGGCGTATACGATGTTTGCAGCATATAGAGTGGGTTTTCTAACACCACTGGCTATTCAAATGGTATTAGTATATAATATCGGTACATGGAATTTAATAACCATGTACCGATTTTGGCTAACGAGGGGATTTTTGAATGAATGTTTTGTCTGCAGAGAAAATATCAAAAAGCTACAGTGAAAAGATATTGTTTAATGATATATCAGTCAGTATCAATGATGGAGAGAAGCTTGGGCTGATAGGTATCAACGGAACAGGNNNNNNNNNNNNNNNNNNNNNNNNNNNNNNNNNNNNNNNNNNNNNNNNNNNNNNNNNNNNNNNNNNNNNNNNNNNNNNNNNNNNNNNNNNNNNNNNNNNNTCGCAACACCTGAAGAATGTGCAGATGCTTTTCTTTGGGAGGATACAAGGAAAGTAGATAACACTGGCTGCATAAAACTTAATGGTTATGAATATGAAGCTGGAATAGAATATATAGGTAAAAAGGTTGATGTAAGATACGACCCTTTTGATATGGGGCTTGTGGAAATATGGTATAGCGGAGAACGCAAGAAGAAAGTAAGCCCGCTTACGATTGGAGAATACTGTGGAAAGGTACAAAAGTCAAGTTCGACAGTAAAGACGACACACTCAAGACTGCTTAAGGTATATGAGCAGGAAAACGCAAAGCGTCAGAAACAACGAATTGGAGTACTTTCCTTCAGGAGCATGAAGGGAGGTTCGGATAATGTTTGAACAATACTTTAACCTGACAAGAATACCATTTAGCAGGGATATACCAGAAGAAGAACTGTACAGTACTCCGAGTATAGAAGAATTATGTGAAAGATTGCAGTATGCAGCAAGAAATAGGTTGTTTGCAGTTATAACCGGTGATGTTGGAACAGGAAAAACAACAGCGCTAAGAAAGTTAGTAGATAGCCTTGATATCAATCGTTACAAGGTAATGTACATAAGTGATTCATCTTTAACACCAAGAAATTTCTACTGGGAGGTATTAAACCAACTAGGTTGCGAAGCAAAATTTTACAGAGGAGATGCAAAACGTCAGTTAACCCGTGAGCTATCGAACCTCATAGAAACACAAAAGAGGATACCAGTGATAATATCAGACGAAGCACATCTTTTATCAAGAGAAATGCTAGAGGAAGTACGGTTTCTCTTAAACTTTAAGATGGATTCATACAATCCAATGAGTTTAATTCTAGCGGGACAGAGTGAACTTAGAGATGTTCTGAAAAAACAGATATATGAGGCAATATGCCAAAGGATAGATATACGTTATCACCTTACCCCTTACGATCGGCAACAAACCGGAGAATACATCAAAAAGCATCTTGAATATGCAGGAGAAACCAGGGATATATTTACCGAGAAGGCTATTGGCGAAATTTATGACTATTCTCATGGAGTAGCAAGGAAAATCAATAAAGTATGTATAGCCTGCCTGATGCACGCAGCACAAAGGCAAACAAAGTTGATAGATGATCATGTAGTAAGGCTCATAATTGAAGATGAATTCAATTGGTAATTAATTACCCTGTTCGGTGAAGTATCGGACAGGGTTAATGAGCAAAATATACGGACACAAAATTTGGGCAAAGAGCGGTCAAACAGACCGAGCAGCGACAATCAAAGGGTTGTTGGTATTATGTACAGTTATGTCGATAATACTGACATGTATGTGCAGTGTATATGCAGCACCAAGGGGTAAAGAAGATAAAGAAAAATGCGAGGTTGAACAGCTCAAACACCACAAAGTGCCTAAAGCGCTTGGACAGAAGGATATTAAGTTTATAGATCTTAGAGATACACATTGGGCATACATTGCTATATCAGATCTTTATGACCGGGGAATTATTATCGGATATTCAGATAACTCATTCAGACCAAATGAGCAGGTTACAAGATCACAGTTTGCTGCAATGTTGGTAAAGACACTTGGGTTGGATACAGAAAGCAAGACTCAAACTTTTAAAGATGTTCCTAAAAAAGCTTGGGATTTTAAGGCAGTAGAAGCTGCAAAGTCATACCTTACAGGCTACAAGAAAGCTGATGGAGAACTCTACTTCTATGGTAACAGGAATGCTGTTCGTGAGGATATGGCTGTTGCATTGGTAAAAGCACTTGAATTGACAGTGGTAAGTGATGATGGCAAATTAGAAGAAATATATGATGATTATGAAAGTATTTCTGAAAACCTTAGGGATTTTGTTTATACTGCTTATAAAGAAGGAATTATGTTTGGAGCTGATGGAAAATTCAATCCTCAGGGTTCTTTGACAAGAGCAGAAGCAGCTGCGCTTTTAGAGAAGGTTATTGAGAAAACAGAAAAGGTTGTTATTGGAGACACTAGCGATGAGGACAAAGTTGTATTAGACGAAGATTCAGATGTAACACTTAGCGTTCTTAAATATGATGGCAAGAATGTTGAAGAGTTTGATGAAGATTATACATACTATGTAGTAGAACTTGAGGATGAAGATGACATCCCTACCGTTACAGCTAAAGCAACTGATTCTGATGCTACAGTTACTATAACTCAGGCAACAGATATACCAGGAACAGCAAAAGTAGTTGTAACTGCTAAGGATGGTGAAACAACAAGGGTATATAAAATACGTTTCTTAGTTGAAGATGCAAGTACAGATGTAACACTTAAAGAGCTTAAATACGATAATAAGAATGTTGAAGGTTTTGATAAAGATGATACTTATTACATAGTAGAACTTGAAAATGATGATGACATTCCTACAGTTACAGCAACAGCAACAGATGCTGATGCTACGGTTATTATAACTCAGGGAGATGCTATACCAGGATATGCAAAGATAATTGTAGTGGCAGAAGATGGTGTGACAAGAAATGTCTATTATATTAAATTTACAGTTAAGAGTAGTTCAGATGCAACAATTAAAGGTCTTAAGTATGATAATAAGAGTGTTGCAAACTTTGATGCAGCTACAAAATATTATACAGTAGAACTTGAAAATGATGATGACATTCCTACAGTTACAGCTGTAGCAAATGATTCTAAAGCTACATTGAATGTGGTTCAGGCAACATATTTGCCGGGAACTGCAAAAGTATATGTAAAAGCAGAAGATGGTACATCAAATATTTATAAGATACATTTTGTTGTTAAAGATTAAAAGATTATAAAGCTGAAAAGAGGCATGTAGGTTTCCGGCATGCCTCTATATTTTTGCTCTTATAAAGGGAGTGTAATGTGCTTTTAATTTTGACTTGGCGTATACGATGTTTGCAGCATATAGAGTGGGTTTTCTAACACCACTGGCTATTCAAATGGTATTAGTATATAATATCGGTACATGGAATTTAATAACCATGTACCGATTTTGGCTAACGAGGGGATTTTTGAATGAATGTTTTGTCTGCAGAGAAAATATCAAAAAGCTACAGTGAAAAGATATTGTTTAATGATATATCAGTCAGTATCAATGATGGAGAGAAGCTTGGGCTGATAGGTATCAACGGAACAGGAAAATCCACCCTGCTAAAGGTTATTGCAGGGGTTGAAACCACAGATACAGGCAGAATCATATATAGAAACGGTATAAAAATAGAGTATTTGGATCAAAATCCACACTTCGAGGATGGAACAACTGTACTTGAACAGGTCTTTAAGGGGAATTCACCTGTAATGAAGCTGCTTAGGGAGTATGAATCCGTCCTTCAGAAGGTAGATGCTAATCCTGATGACTTAAGGCTTGAAAAGGAATTGATTACATTAACTCAGAGAATGGACAGTATGGAGGCCTGGACAATTGAGGCAGAGGCGAAAAGCGTCCTCACTAAGCTTGGAATATCCGACTTTTATGCTGATGTGGGCAAATTATCCGGTGGACAGCGGAAAAGAGTAGCAATGGCAAGTACATTAATATCTCCTTCGGACTTATTGATTCTCGATGAACCTACCAATCATATCGATAATGATACAGTAGACTGGCTGGAGAAATACCTTGAAAAAAGAAAAGGTGCACTGCTTATGGTGACACATGACAGGTACTTCCTTGACAGGGTTGCAAACAGAATTATAGAAATTGATGAAGGTAAGCTCTTCAGCTATCAGGCGAATTATACAAAGTATCTGGAAATGAAGGCTGAAAGAGAGGAAATTGAGGAAGCATCCGAAAGAAAACGCCAGGGACTTATACGTAATGAATTGAAGTGGATACGCAGGGGCGCGCAGGCTCGTTCTACCAAGCAGAAGGCGAGGATAGAGCGTTTTGAAAAACTTGTAGATCAACAGGGACCCGCGGATAAGGAAAGTGTTGAAATACAGGTGGGCTTTTCACGCCTTGGCAGAAAGATTATTGAAATAGAAAATGTCAGCAAAAGTTTTCCGGGCAAAGAGGTAATAAAGGATTTCAGCTATACTCTCCTTAGGGATGACAGGGTTGGAATTATTGGACCTAATGGAAGCGGAAAATCAACTCTTATGAAAATTGCTGCCGGAAAGTTAAACCCGGATTGCGGCAAGGTTGATATCGGCGAAACAGTCAAAATAGGCTTCTTTTCTCAGGAAAATGAGGATATGAATGAGAATTTAAGAGTTATAGAATATATCAGAGAGAAAGCTGAATTTTTGAACACCCCGGACGGTACAATAAGTGCTTCCCAGATGCTTGAGAGATTTTTGTTTCCGCCAAGCGTGCAGTGGACACCCATTTCGAAGCTTTCCGGAGGGGAAAAAAGACGGTTATATCTCCTTCACATACTTATGGGGGCACCAAATGTTTTAATGCTGGACGAGCCTACAAATGACCTGGATATTCAGACGTTGACTATTTTGGAAAGCTACCTGGACGAATTCTCGGGAGCGGTGGTTGTTGTATCACATGATAGATATTTCCTCGATAGGGTGGTTGACGGAATATTTGCCTTTGAAGGCAATGGTGTAATTACTCAGTATGTTGGAAACTATAGTGATTATAGCGAGTATATCGAACAGCGTGAAAGCTTGTTGGAAGTCAGTACATCAAAAGCTCCGAAGGATAAAGTCAGCGAAAAAGCAGAAAATAAAAAGGATAGGCCGTTGAGGTTTTCATATAAAGAGCAAAAGGAATTTGACGAAATCGATGGAGTTATTGCAAAACTTGAGCAGGATATTAAACAGGTAGATAAACAGATGAGTGAATCCTCCAGTAATTTTGAGCTGCTTCAGAAGCTTATAGAAGAAAAGGAACAGCTTGAAAAAAAGCTGGATGATGCGATAGAACGTTGGACTTACTTGAGTGAACGTGCCGAAGAAATTGAAAAGAGTAAAAAAGGAGAATAAAAATGACTGAATCGTTTGAAAATATGGGCTTGAATCCAACCCTCGTGACTGCACTGAAAAAAGAAAACATTACAATACCTACGGATATACAGCAAAGGGTTATACCTGAAGCCTTAAAAAACAAGGACATTGTTGCACAATCGGGAACAGGTACGGGAAAAACTCTTGCCTACCTGCTGCCTCTATTTGAAAAGGTTAATGCTGAGCTTAAGGAGATGCAGGCGATCATACTTTGTCCGACCCATGAACTGGCAGTACAGATCATGAGGCAGATTGAGCGTTTGTCTCAAAATTCTGACATTAAGATTAAGGGAACAACTATTATAGGAAATGTGAATATAGACAGGCAAATCGAAAAGCTCAAGGAGAAGCCGCATATTATTGTAGGTACTCCCGGCAGGATATTGGAACTTATTAAAAAGCGGAAGATATCAGCACACACTATTAAAACAATTATCATCGATGAGGCTGACCGTTTAATGGATGAGAATAATACAGAATTTGTGAAAGCAGTGATAAAGAGCACACTAAAAGAGCGTCAGGTTATGGCGTATTCTGCAACTATTCCAAAGCGTGTGGAAACCGGGATCATAGAACAAATGAAAGAAGCACAGGTTATACGTGTTGAGGAAAAACTCTCAGTGCCTGATACTATTTCGCATATGTGTTTTCTGGCAGAGAAGAGAGATAAAATTGAAGTGTTGAGGAAACTGGTAAGAATTTTAGAGCCCCAAAAGGCTATTGTATTTGTAAACAACCAGGGCAACGAAATTGAAATTTTCACCTCCAAACTTAAGTATCATGGTCTAGGTGTTGAGGGCATTCATGGTACAACCCATAAGTTGGAAAGAAAAAAGGCAATGGAGGAGTTTAAATCCGGAAAGATCCAACTCTTGATTGCTTCGGACATCGCTGCGAGAGGCCTTCATATTGAAGGTGTCACACATATATTCAATATTGATATTCCTGAGGATGTAAAGGCTTACGTCCATAGAGTCGGCAGAAGCGGTAGAAATGGAAACACTGGAATGGCAGTATCCATTGCTACAAAAAGGGAATTGGAGCTTATTAAAAAGTACGAAAAAGAATTGAGTATACATATCGAGCCAAAGAGTATGTATAAGGGTGCTATTGTTGAGGTCAAAAAGCCTAAGACATTTTGATATTGGCTCTTCGCTGTTTTGTGTTGGCTCTAACAATAAAACAACAAAAAACCCTAATTAAGTCACAAGCCTGTTTTGTGTCAAATGACGCAATTCCTTGGCCTGAGCATT includes the following:
- a CDS encoding DUF6431 domain-containing protein yields the protein MIIAYIGRNVKDYRKNFLLYLEKTKFFCPVCGNNTEFHDRYDRHVHIDDKIEWIVIQRVICVGCGKTHAILPDFIRPYKHYSTADIEFVLRDVEEGTTYEQVEATASISTVKRWFKEFKQRGCQA
- a CDS encoding DUF2326 domain-containing protein; this translates as MHDNQLLKVSEFIKNKDIQLVVSILKDKLPEELNSNENIVLRLSQYEKLFRIES
- a CDS encoding Mu transposase C-terminal domain-containing protein; the protein is ATPEECADAFLWEDTRKVDNTGCIKLNGYEYEAGIEYIGKKVDVRYDPFDMGLVEIWYSGERKKKVSPLTIGEYCGKVQKSSSTVKTTHSRLLKVYEQENAKRQKQRIGVLSFRSMKGGSDNV
- a CDS encoding ExeA family protein, which gives rise to MFEQYFNLTRIPFSRDIPEEELYSTPSIEELCERLQYAARNRLFAVITGDVGTGKTTALRKLVDSLDINRYKVMYISDSSLTPRNFYWEVLNQLGCEAKFYRGDAKRQLTRELSNLIETQKRIPVIISDEAHLLSREMLEEVRFLLNFKMDSYNPMSLILAGQSELRDVLKKQIYEAICQRIDIRYHLTPYDRQQTGEYIKKHLEYAGETRDIFTEKAIGEIYDYSHGVARKINKVCIACLMHAAQRQTKLIDDHVVRLIIEDEFNW
- a CDS encoding S-layer homology domain-containing protein, whose amino-acid sequence is MKYRTGLMSKIYGHKIWAKSGQTDRAATIKGLLVLCTVMSIILTCMCSVYAAPRGKEDKEKCEVEQLKHHKVPKALGQKDIKFIDLRDTHWAYIAISDLYDRGIIIGYSDNSFRPNEQVTRSQFAAMLVKTLGLDTESKTQTFKDVPKKAWDFKAVEAAKSYLTGYKKADGELYFYGNRNAVREDMAVALVKALELTVVSDDGKLEEIYDDYESISENLRDFVYTAYKEGIMFGADGKFNPQGSLTRAEAAALLEKVIEKTEKVVIGDTSDEDKVVLDEDSDVTLSVLKYDGKNVEEFDEDYTYYVVELEDEDDIPTVTAKATDSDATVTITQATDIPGTAKVVVTAKDGETTRVYKIRFLVEDASTDVTLKELKYDNKNVEGFDKDDTYYIVELENDDDIPTVTATATDADATVIITQGDAIPGYAKIIVVAEDGVTRNVYYIKFTVKSSSDATIKGLKYDNKSVANFDAATKYYTVELENDDDIPTVTAVANDSKATLNVVQATYLPGTAKVYVKAEDGTSNIYKIHFVVKD
- a CDS encoding ABC-F family ATP-binding cassette domain-containing protein, translated to MNVLSAEKISKSYSEKILFNDISVSINDGEKLGLIGINGTGKSTLLKVIAGVETTDTGRIIYRNGIKIEYLDQNPHFEDGTTVLEQVFKGNSPVMKLLREYESVLQKVDANPDDLRLEKELITLTQRMDSMEAWTIEAEAKSVLTKLGISDFYADVGKLSGGQRKRVAMASTLISPSDLLILDEPTNHIDNDTVDWLEKYLEKRKGALLMVTHDRYFLDRVANRIIEIDEGKLFSYQANYTKYLEMKAEREEIEEASERKRQGLIRNELKWIRRGAQARSTKQKARIERFEKLVDQQGPADKESVEIQVGFSRLGRKIIEIENVSKSFPGKEVIKDFSYTLLRDDRVGIIGPNGSGKSTLMKIAAGKLNPDCGKVDIGETVKIGFFSQENEDMNENLRVIEYIREKAEFLNTPDGTISASQMLERFLFPPSVQWTPISKLSGGEKRRLYLLHILMGAPNVLMLDEPTNDLDIQTLTILESYLDEFSGAVVVVSHDRYFLDRVVDGIFAFEGNGVITQYVGNYSDYSEYIEQRESLLEVSTSKAPKDKVSEKAENKKDRPLRFSYKEQKEFDEIDGVIAKLEQDIKQVDKQMSESSSNFELLQKLIEEKEQLEKKLDDAIERWTYLSERAEEIEKSKKGE
- a CDS encoding DEAD/DEAH box helicase; this encodes MTESFENMGLNPTLVTALKKENITIPTDIQQRVIPEALKNKDIVAQSGTGTGKTLAYLLPLFEKVNAELKEMQAIILCPTHELAVQIMRQIERLSQNSDIKIKGTTIIGNVNIDRQIEKLKEKPHIIVGTPGRILELIKKRKISAHTIKTIIIDEADRLMDENNTEFVKAVIKSTLKERQVMAYSATIPKRVETGIIEQMKEAQVIRVEEKLSVPDTISHMCFLAEKRDKIEVLRKLVRILEPQKAIVFVNNQGNEIEIFTSKLKYHGLGVEGIHGTTHKLERKKAMEEFKSGKIQLLIASDIAARGLHIEGVTHIFNIDIPEDVKAYVHRVGRSGRNGNTGMAVSIATKRELELIKKYEKELSIHIEPKSMYKGAIVEVKKPKTF